A stretch of the Archangium violaceum genome encodes the following:
- the mutL gene encoding DNA mismatch repair endonuclease MutL, translated as MARIARLSDVLINKIAAGEVVERPASVVKELVENSIDAGSHTVRVSLERGGLGRITISDDGHGMGSEDARLCLERHATSKLRELDDLFTINTKGFRGEALPAIASVSRFTLHTAEPGAQVGTRVVVEGGSEPLVEEAPPRVGTVISVEDLFFNTPARRKFMRRESTELQHAEEAVIRLALAHPDVSFFVEHGGQQLFTSPASPADPRERIAAALGPGVHPHLVPVEERRLGVSVTGHIASPEYTLPNARGIYTFVNRRYIRDRGLNSAIQRAFQEFLAAGRQPVVVLFIDVEPRAVDVNVHPQKQEVRFADGKGVGDTVHAALSRALRAAPWLGNKGEGGAPDQPRQAAHYAMAVERFLTRAQEATWGAPLPLPGTQDAPAPGPSESPFAAMSMPAASGSSFAPVTPLAPGRSPAFGQALPQLNEAPPPGYFGALRPMGVLGERFHVCEGPGGTLVVLDAHAALERARLMTFQRMLEREEPPVPTLFGATVELPVAVAKALVEGREALARLGLEVEPFGGTTLALKAVPPALVGADARALLEALARALPPPGGALDAVSLAESLRVLACHAARHAEGQLTDGKLRALLGELDAADFHPACIHGTVVVLEVPLLELERRALRPPNPKI; from the coding sequence ATGGCACGTATTGCCCGTCTCAGTGATGTCCTCATCAACAAGATCGCCGCCGGCGAGGTGGTCGAGCGGCCCGCCTCCGTCGTGAAGGAGTTGGTGGAGAATTCCATCGACGCTGGTTCTCACACCGTGCGCGTGTCGCTGGAGCGGGGAGGGCTCGGGCGTATCACCATCTCAGACGATGGGCATGGCATGGGGTCCGAGGACGCGCGGCTGTGCCTGGAGCGCCACGCGACGAGCAAGCTGCGCGAGCTGGACGATCTGTTCACCATCAACACCAAGGGGTTCCGGGGCGAGGCGCTGCCGGCCATCGCGTCCGTGTCGCGCTTCACCCTGCACACGGCCGAGCCCGGGGCGCAGGTGGGCACGCGGGTGGTGGTGGAGGGAGGGAGCGAGCCGCTGGTGGAGGAGGCCCCGCCGCGGGTGGGCACGGTCATCTCGGTGGAGGATCTGTTCTTCAACACGCCGGCGCGGCGCAAGTTCATGCGGCGCGAGTCCACGGAGCTGCAGCACGCGGAGGAGGCCGTCATCCGGCTGGCGCTGGCGCACCCGGACGTGTCCTTCTTCGTGGAGCACGGGGGGCAGCAGCTCTTCACCAGCCCGGCGAGTCCTGCGGATCCGCGCGAGCGTATCGCCGCGGCGCTGGGGCCGGGGGTGCACCCGCACCTGGTGCCGGTGGAGGAGCGGCGGCTGGGGGTGAGCGTCACCGGGCACATCGCCTCGCCCGAGTACACGCTGCCCAACGCGCGCGGCATCTACACCTTCGTCAACCGCCGCTACATCCGGGACCGTGGCCTCAACAGCGCCATCCAGCGCGCCTTCCAGGAGTTCCTCGCGGCCGGACGCCAGCCGGTGGTGGTGCTGTTCATCGACGTGGAGCCCCGGGCGGTGGACGTGAACGTGCACCCGCAGAAGCAGGAGGTGCGCTTCGCGGACGGCAAGGGCGTGGGCGACACGGTGCACGCCGCCCTCTCGCGCGCGCTCCGGGCCGCGCCCTGGCTGGGCAACAAGGGGGAGGGTGGGGCGCCCGATCAGCCCCGGCAGGCCGCCCACTACGCCATGGCGGTGGAGCGCTTCCTCACCCGCGCGCAGGAGGCCACCTGGGGCGCGCCGCTGCCGCTGCCGGGCACCCAGGATGCTCCGGCGCCGGGCCCCTCGGAATCGCCCTTCGCCGCCATGTCCATGCCCGCGGCGTCCGGTTCCAGCTTCGCGCCCGTCACGCCGCTGGCGCCGGGGCGCTCGCCCGCCTTCGGACAGGCCCTGCCGCAGCTCAATGAGGCGCCGCCGCCGGGCTACTTCGGCGCGCTGCGGCCCATGGGCGTGCTGGGTGAGCGCTTCCACGTATGCGAGGGGCCGGGGGGCACCCTGGTGGTGCTCGACGCGCACGCGGCCCTGGAGCGGGCCCGGCTGATGACCTTCCAGCGGATGCTGGAGCGGGAGGAGCCACCGGTGCCCACGCTCTTCGGTGCCACGGTGGAGCTGCCGGTGGCGGTGGCGAAGGCGCTGGTGGAGGGGCGCGAGGCGCTCGCCCGGTTGGGGTTGGAGGTGGAGCCCTTCGGGGGGACGACGCTGGCGCTCAAGGCGGTGCCGCCCGCGCTGGTGGGCGCGGACGCCCGGGCGCTGCTGGAGGCCCTGGCCCGCGCGTTGCCTCCGCCCGGTGGGGCGCTGGACGCGGTGTCCCTGGCCGAGTCCCTCCGGGTGCTGGCCTGCCACGCCGCGCGCCATGCCGAGGGCCAGCTCACCGACGGCAAGCTCCGGGCGCTGCTCGGCGAGCTGGACGCGGCGGACTTCCACCCCGCCTGCATCCACGGCACGGTGGTGGTGCTCGAGGTGCCGCTGCTGGAGCTGGAGCGGCGCGCGTTGCGGCCTCCCAACCCGAAAATTTGA
- a CDS encoding lysophospholipid acyltransferase family protein: protein MAKGVLGNDPFQRGAAQRPSESKAASTVTAAPEQKKATAAPPPAKKAAPARAAKKAPAQKPVQSKPAPNKPAARSAAPKPVESRPASKPAAGTRGKKAESAKGKTPSLEATSRRSEVIAPSEAASATSAGRTSPIEARETPPQPETRLPPEVATVAGTASGAPVAPPPSPASTPAGAEVRAISEEPAKPREPADARPSAAKPSAAEEAEVDLLERAAEALSAAEALRELERTIGEPLPTGPVSMPGFEDAAATPVAGTVVVEVIDTSHDEYAPGSEAEAVEEARIEVEVEAALAPVPPAASTTTRDIFFTSDSPGAESPRLGARLSGLMSLAKEVAFHALASERLGKTLGSAQGVLSAALAGIGVGGGTAIDEYGKDAELGGVLHPVLDFLYERYWRVSVQGASHVPGGPVLLVANHSGALPFDGPMLQQALSRERPDLQEARWLAEDQVFYAPMLGTLMNRLGAVRACPENALRLLDELRPVIVFPEGIQGLGKPFAQRYQLKRFGRGGFVKLALRTGAPIVPVAIVGAEETAPLFGKIPARFLGIPYLPVTPPPLPARWTIRFGEPIGMGELPPEAAEDMSQVQRLTERTRESIQGMLQALLKERRSVFAG, encoded by the coding sequence ATGGCCAAGGGAGTGCTCGGGAACGATCCGTTCCAGCGGGGCGCCGCACAGCGTCCCTCGGAGTCCAAGGCGGCCAGCACGGTGACCGCCGCCCCGGAGCAGAAGAAGGCCACCGCGGCGCCACCGCCCGCGAAGAAGGCCGCCCCGGCCAGGGCCGCGAAGAAGGCGCCCGCTCAGAAGCCGGTGCAGTCCAAGCCCGCCCCCAACAAGCCCGCCGCCAGGAGCGCCGCGCCGAAGCCGGTGGAGTCCAGGCCCGCCTCCAAGCCGGCGGCGGGCACACGTGGCAAGAAGGCCGAGTCCGCCAAGGGGAAGACTCCCTCGCTCGAGGCCACGTCGCGCCGATCCGAGGTGATCGCCCCCTCCGAGGCGGCCAGCGCCACCAGCGCCGGGAGAACATCTCCCATCGAGGCCAGGGAGACTCCGCCCCAGCCGGAGACCCGTCTGCCGCCCGAAGTGGCCACCGTCGCCGGGACCGCTTCTGGCGCTCCTGTCGCGCCGCCGCCCTCGCCTGCCTCGACGCCGGCCGGAGCGGAGGTGCGAGCCATCTCCGAGGAGCCGGCGAAGCCGCGAGAGCCCGCCGACGCCAGGCCGTCCGCCGCCAAGCCGTCCGCCGCCGAGGAAGCGGAGGTGGATCTGCTGGAGCGGGCGGCGGAGGCGCTCTCCGCCGCGGAGGCCCTGCGGGAGTTGGAGCGGACCATTGGAGAGCCGCTGCCCACCGGGCCGGTCTCCATGCCCGGGTTCGAGGACGCGGCGGCGACGCCGGTGGCCGGAACGGTGGTCGTCGAGGTGATCGACACCAGTCACGACGAGTACGCCCCGGGCAGCGAGGCCGAGGCCGTGGAGGAGGCACGCATCGAGGTGGAGGTGGAAGCCGCCCTGGCGCCCGTGCCGCCCGCCGCGAGCACCACCACCCGGGACATCTTCTTCACCTCCGACTCCCCGGGAGCGGAATCCCCGCGGCTCGGAGCGCGGCTGTCGGGATTGATGTCGCTGGCGAAGGAGGTCGCCTTCCATGCGCTGGCGAGCGAGCGGCTCGGCAAGACGCTGGGCTCGGCGCAGGGGGTTCTGAGCGCGGCGCTGGCGGGGATTGGCGTGGGAGGCGGCACGGCCATCGACGAGTACGGCAAGGACGCGGAGCTCGGCGGCGTGCTGCACCCGGTGCTGGACTTCCTCTACGAGCGCTACTGGCGGGTGTCGGTCCAGGGGGCGAGCCACGTGCCGGGAGGGCCGGTGCTGCTGGTGGCCAACCACTCGGGGGCGCTGCCCTTCGACGGGCCCATGTTGCAACAGGCGCTCTCGCGCGAGCGGCCGGACCTGCAGGAGGCGCGTTGGCTGGCGGAGGACCAGGTCTTCTACGCGCCGATGCTGGGCACGTTGATGAACCGGCTGGGCGCGGTGCGGGCCTGCCCGGAGAACGCGCTGCGGCTGCTGGACGAATTGCGCCCGGTCATCGTCTTCCCCGAGGGAATCCAGGGCCTGGGCAAGCCCTTCGCGCAGCGCTACCAGCTCAAGCGCTTCGGCCGGGGCGGCTTCGTGAAGCTGGCCCTGCGCACGGGCGCGCCCATCGTCCCGGTGGCCATCGTGGGAGCCGAGGAGACGGCACCGCTATTCGGGAAGATTCCGGCCCGCTTCCTGGGGATTCCCTACCTGCCGGTGACGCCGCCGCCGCTGCCGGCGAGGTGGACCATCCGCTTCGGCGAGCCCATCGGCATGGGCGAGCTGCCGCCGGAGGCCGCCGAGGACATGTCCCAGGTGCAGCGGCTCACCGAGCGCACCCGCGAGTCCATCCAGGGCATGCTCCAGGCCCTGCTCAAGGAGCGCCGCTCCGTCTTCGCGGGGTGA
- a CDS encoding tetratricopeptide repeat protein: MAAAETKPEQNKELSEIRKEVIEARNLVIKTDSLLKNLHAEVKAIGKRHEDLQKRQWISSGVAYVIFAALCVAGAVVVTSARSSSAGAERERLEKAVAELTTQLDKTRAEQTASQSAQRAAAEVFRLMTTLPGDERLKGVDELVKLDTSKLTQLERHALNDKAAQLRREIGDAAFERGKVAFRRNDMKTTIEEISRFVAMNPPQEQLLDASFFLGVAYNMEKKHDQAVPLLARFVESDRKAKNRDYAMLLLAQSYQETGELDKAIQTVMDGVAQHPASEFIPQFRGRLATVRRMKSGGAEAAPAAAPAAAPASAPAPAQ; the protein is encoded by the coding sequence ATGGCTGCTGCTGAGACGAAACCTGAGCAAAACAAGGAACTGAGCGAGATCCGTAAGGAGGTCATCGAGGCCCGCAACCTCGTGATCAAGACGGACAGCCTGCTGAAGAACCTTCACGCCGAGGTGAAGGCCATTGGCAAGCGTCATGAGGATCTCCAGAAGCGGCAGTGGATCTCCTCGGGCGTGGCATATGTCATCTTCGCGGCGTTGTGTGTGGCGGGCGCGGTGGTGGTGACGTCCGCGCGCAGCTCCAGCGCGGGCGCCGAGCGCGAGCGGTTGGAGAAGGCGGTGGCCGAGCTGACGACCCAGCTGGACAAGACGCGCGCGGAGCAGACGGCGTCGCAGTCGGCCCAGCGCGCGGCGGCCGAGGTCTTCCGGCTGATGACGACGCTGCCGGGCGATGAGCGGCTCAAGGGCGTGGACGAGCTGGTGAAGCTGGACACCTCGAAGCTGACGCAGCTGGAGCGCCACGCGCTCAACGACAAGGCGGCACAGCTGCGGCGGGAGATCGGCGACGCGGCGTTCGAGCGGGGCAAGGTGGCCTTCCGGCGCAACGACATGAAGACGACCATCGAGGAGATCTCTCGCTTCGTGGCGATGAACCCGCCGCAGGAGCAGCTGCTCGACGCGTCCTTCTTCCTGGGCGTGGCCTACAACATGGAGAAGAAGCACGACCAGGCGGTGCCGTTGCTGGCGCGCTTCGTCGAGAGCGACAGGAAGGCCAAGAACCGCGACTACGCGATGCTTCTGCTGGCGCAGTCGTACCAGGAGACGGGCGAGCTGGATAAGGCGATCCAGACGGTGATGGACGGCGTGGCGCAGCACCCGGCCAGCGAGTTCATCCCGCAGTTCCGTGGCCGCCTGGCGACGGTGCGTCGGATGAAGTCCGGTGGCGCCGAGGCGGCTCCGGCGGCCGCGCCCGCGGCGGCTCCGGCGTCCGCGCCCGCTCCGGCGCAGTAG
- a CDS encoding metal-dependent hydrolase, giving the protein MDNLAHSLVGAWMAEAGLKRKTPLATVTLVVGANLPDIDGLTMLAGSDTSLLLRRGLTHGVIAVVVLPWLLAGAVMLGDRYLRRRRHPEKEPARFWPLLALSYLSVLSHPLLDWMNTYGVRVLMPFDGRWFYGDAIFIIDPWMWLLAGAAVVMADARARWSIGGWLLLGVATTGLIVSTELAPLPVKLLWLVGIAAVVFLRVRGIRSLPVERVATVCGIALFLYLVAMFAGSRLAERQVTEWLRQRGTEPERIMAGPLPANPFKRDVIALVPSRYEFVEVDWLTGDSGRFRISHPSLPREEPGPIVEAALEAPEVKGFVNWLRFPTYRVEEQGDGYRVILQDVRYSRTRNGIGTAVVELDRQLRPR; this is encoded by the coding sequence ATGGATAATCTCGCCCACTCGCTGGTAGGGGCCTGGATGGCGGAGGCCGGCCTCAAGCGGAAGACACCGCTGGCCACCGTGACGCTCGTCGTGGGCGCCAACCTGCCAGACATCGACGGCCTCACGATGCTCGCGGGCAGCGACACCTCGCTCCTGCTGCGAAGGGGACTGACTCACGGTGTCATCGCCGTGGTCGTGCTGCCGTGGCTGCTCGCGGGCGCGGTGATGCTCGGGGACAGGTACCTGCGACGGCGGCGACACCCAGAGAAGGAGCCGGCGCGGTTCTGGCCGCTGCTGGCGCTCTCCTACTTGTCCGTGCTCAGCCACCCGCTGTTGGACTGGATGAACACCTACGGCGTGCGAGTGCTGATGCCCTTCGATGGGCGGTGGTTCTACGGTGACGCGATCTTCATCATCGATCCGTGGATGTGGCTGCTCGCGGGGGCCGCCGTCGTCATGGCGGACGCCCGGGCGCGCTGGAGCATCGGCGGCTGGTTGCTCCTCGGTGTGGCGACCACGGGTCTCATTGTCTCCACGGAGCTGGCGCCGCTCCCCGTGAAGCTGCTCTGGCTGGTGGGAATCGCCGCCGTCGTGTTCCTGCGCGTTCGGGGTATCCGCTCCCTGCCCGTCGAGCGCGTGGCCACGGTCTGCGGTATCGCGCTGTTCCTCTATCTGGTGGCCATGTTCGCCGGCTCGCGGCTCGCCGAGCGGCAGGTGACGGAGTGGCTACGCCAGAGGGGAACGGAGCCGGAGCGCATCATGGCGGGTCCACTCCCCGCCAATCCGTTCAAACGAGACGTCATCGCGCTGGTCCCCAGCCGTTACGAGTTCGTGGAGGTGGACTGGCTGACGGGAGATTCAGGGCGTTTCCGCATCAGCCACCCGAGCCTTCCGCGTGAGGAGCCCGGTCCCATCGTGGAGGCCGCGCTGGAGGCACCTGAGGTGAAAGGATTCGTGAACTGGCTGCGTTTCCCCACCTATCGGGTGGAGGAACAGGGGGATGGCTACCGCGTCATCCTCCAGGACGTCAGGTACTCCCGGACGCGCAATGGTATCGGCACGGCGGTCGTGGAGTTGGACCGTCAGCTTCGCCCTCGCTGA
- a CDS encoding NAD-dependent epimerase/dehydratase family protein, with the protein MEATQASKGGLRVAVTGAAGDLGGLLLPLLERDPDVESILVLDVAKPAGDKVDFHRVDLTRHDAESELSDALAELPVDVFYHLAFLYGPVRDGSLAHELEVIGTMNVLSAVGRARVPRLIVPSLTALYGARGQNPALLGEDTPLMGCPGSRFVTDKVEVEKQVRTFRDRHPETRVIVLRFAPLFGPRMNNPATRMVAHKVVPTLLGFDPLWQALHEEDAARALYQSLSANAEGEFNIVGRGVLPLSGLIRQAGGQPLPLPGPIYRAALRTMSTLGGPGFPTALLDYMHYGWVANGERAEEELGFIPMFHARDAVAAMRRS; encoded by the coding sequence ATGGAAGCAACTCAGGCGAGCAAGGGGGGACTTCGCGTCGCGGTGACGGGCGCCGCCGGTGACCTGGGCGGGCTGCTGCTGCCACTGTTGGAGCGAGACCCCGACGTGGAGAGCATCCTGGTCCTCGACGTGGCCAAGCCGGCCGGGGACAAGGTGGACTTCCATCGCGTGGACCTCACGCGGCACGACGCGGAGAGCGAGCTGTCCGACGCGCTCGCCGAGCTGCCCGTGGACGTCTTCTACCACCTGGCCTTCCTCTATGGGCCGGTGCGCGATGGCTCGCTGGCGCACGAGCTCGAGGTCATCGGCACCATGAACGTGCTGAGCGCGGTGGGACGCGCCCGGGTGCCGCGGCTGATCGTCCCCTCGCTGACGGCGCTCTACGGGGCGCGTGGCCAGAACCCGGCCCTGCTGGGCGAGGACACGCCGCTCATGGGCTGCCCCGGCAGCCGCTTCGTCACCGACAAGGTCGAGGTGGAGAAGCAGGTGCGCACCTTCCGCGATCGCCACCCGGAGACGCGCGTCATCGTCCTGCGCTTCGCGCCGCTGTTCGGCCCGCGCATGAACAACCCGGCCACCCGGATGGTGGCGCACAAGGTGGTGCCCACGCTGCTGGGGTTCGATCCGCTCTGGCAGGCCCTCCATGAGGAGGACGCCGCCCGGGCGCTCTACCAGTCCTTGAGCGCCAACGCGGAAGGCGAGTTCAACATCGTCGGCCGCGGAGTGCTGCCACTGTCCGGCCTCATCCGGCAGGCGGGCGGCCAACCGCTTCCCCTGCCTGGACCGATCTACCGTGCGGCCTTGAGGACGATGTCCACGTTGGGGGGACCGGGATTCCCCACCGCCCTGCTCGACTACATGCATTACGGATGGGTCGCCAACGGCGAGCGAGCGGAAGAGGAGCTCGGCTTCATCCCCATGTTCCACGCCCGGGATGCCGTGGCGGCGATGCGGAGGAGTTGA